The genomic interval GGGTGCTGGCGTGACAGTGGCTCGGTACGGTGGCGATGAATTCGCGGTGATCTTGGACGAGTCCGTTTCCCGGGCAACGGAGCGACTGGAGACCCTGCGTCGAGCGATCGCGGAGTCCACCTTTCGTTGGGAGGATCACAGCGTCAAGGTGACTTTGAGTATCGGGATCAGCCAGCCGATCGACGACGCATCCTCCCTTTCCGTGCTCCGCCGAGCCGACGAAGCGCTCTATGCGGCCAAAGCGATGGGCCGCAACCACACGCTGGTCGACGAAGGCTCGGGGGCCCAATTGCCCGACGCGGTCGAGATTTCGACGGACCCCCATCGCAAGGATTGATGCTCTGGCTCTCGCTGGACTCTGATCTTTGGGGCAGTCGCTATGGTTGCCCGTCGCGGTTCGCGATATGTTGTTGACGCAGTGAAATCAATATCGACGCGTCCCGATGATGGTGCGTCGGCCAGTCGTCCCACGATGCAAGAAGCCTCCACAGCATGGCCCACTCTGAACCAACCGATACCAACGTGACATCGGATGCTCCCGCTGCGAACGTCATCGACTTTGATTCGCAACACGAATTGCTCGGGCATCCCACGGGACTCTACACGCTCTTCTTTGCCGAGATGTGGGAACGATTTTCCTACTACGGCATGAGGGCGTTGTTGCTCTTTTACATGATGAAAGGGTTCCTCGGCTTTGGAGACAAGGACGCCAACGCTGTTTATGGTGCTTACACCGCGTTGGTCTACATGACACCGTTCTTTGGCGGCATGATCGCCGACAAATTGCTGGGAGCGAGGACAACCGTGGTGATCGGCGGAGTGCTGATGGCACTGGGACACTTGTTGATGACCCTGCAGACGGACATATTTTTCTTCACCGCGCTGGCGTTGCTGATCGCGGGCAACGGATTCTTTAAGCCGAACATCTCAACGATCGTTGGTTCCCTTTACCCGCCGGGCAGCACTAAACGCGATGGTGGATTCACCATTTTCTACATCGGGATCAATCTCGGTGCCGCGATGGCACCTTTGTTGTGCGGCTACATCGGCGAGACCTACGGATGGCACTATGGATTCGGATTGGCCACGATCGGAATGATGGTAGGGCTGGCGGTGTTCGTCGCGCCCACGATCGTGACTCAAGTGATGATCCTTGGGACGGCATTGCTCTCTGCCTATGGTTTGGTGTTCTACAACCCGGGCGATGTGTTCACCTTCATTACCAATGTCGCCGTTGCGGTCGCGTTGTTGATCTCTGGAACCATCGCGGTGATGGCGTTGGCCAAGGGAGGATTGCCTGCAGAAGCAGGGCGAACCACTAGGCCAGAGAGTTACTTTCCCAACCTCACCAAAGTCCTTATCGGTACCGCGGTGGTGATTCCGATTCTTGTGCTGTTGGTTTCCGGTTTCTCCGTCGTGCCCGGTGTCAATGAAATGGCGAGGTTGATTCCAGAGCATTGGACGAAACCGTTGGAGGACAGCAAGATCAAGTTGGTGCGAGGGTTTGCCGAATTTGTCAAGGAAGCCAGTCGGCCCGCAGGATTGATCTTGATCATCGCGGGCATCGGCGCGTCGTTTTACTTGATACGCGAAGCTTTGCGGATGGAACGCGTGCCGCGTCAACGGATGTTTGTTGTTTTTGTGTTGACTTTCTTTTCCTTGCTTTTCTGGGCGTTCTTTGAACAGTCCGGCAGCTCGGTGAACAACTTTACCGACCGCAATATCGATCGAGTCGTCGAAGAAA from Stieleria varia carries:
- a CDS encoding peptide MFS transporter, with amino-acid sequence MAHSEPTDTNVTSDAPAANVIDFDSQHELLGHPTGLYTLFFAEMWERFSYYGMRALLLFYMMKGFLGFGDKDANAVYGAYTALVYMTPFFGGMIADKLLGARTTVVIGGVLMALGHLLMTLQTDIFFFTALALLIAGNGFFKPNISTIVGSLYPPGSTKRDGGFTIFYIGINLGAAMAPLLCGYIGETYGWHYGFGLATIGMMVGLAVFVAPTIVTQVMILGTALLSAYGLVFYNPGDVFTFITNVAVAVALLISGTIAVMALAKGGLPAEAGRTTRPESYFPNLTKVLIGTAVVIPILVLLVSGFSVVPGVNEMARLIPEHWTKPLEDSKIKLVRGFAEFVKEASRPAGLILIIAGIGASFYLIREALRMERVPRQRMFVVFVLTFFSLLFWAFFEQSGSSVNNFTDRNIDRVVEESLVTDADVGKTVDLRVVPASDDPKLAELEYLSQEYLGHENGNDELGQRVRTAITAVEEEKEPEKRMKGEELEAMIKEVTEQPLFTMSALTYLREYAKSDAATPADHSIKWQYTAENVGKIGLGGTEIPASVYQSVNPIYIMIFGLAFSMLWSFLGARGREPSTPVKFAFGLIQLGMGFGCLYFGAKTCDSDGMVSMVWLLLMYLLLTTGELCLSPVGLSMITKLSPARLVSTVMGAWFLATAFSQFLAAIIAQFAAVNDGGNFVPVPSKTVNIYGDVYFLVALMAIGSGVVCLFLSPLLKKWMHVDAPQSE